In Palaeococcus ferrophilus DSM 13482, the genomic window CAGTGTTTCAGAGGTTCCCGCCCCGAGGACCTACGACGTCCTCAGGAGCCTCGAGAAGAAGGGCTTCGCCATAAGCCAGCCAGGCAAGGTCAACAAGTACAGGCCCGTGCACCCCACGAACATCCTCGAGAAGTTCATCGATGAGTGGCAGGAGCGCATCAAGGAGGAGCTCGAGGCCAAGAGGAAGGCCAAAGAGGAGCTTCTTGAGCTCATGACCCCGCTCATTGAGACCGAGATTCCAAAGTACGGCGTTGAGAGGGTGTGGGTCGTAAGGGGCATAAGGAACTCAACCCTCAAGACGAGGGAGATGCTCGAGGAGGTCGAGAAGGAGATACTCCTTGCGGATGACGGCTTCATCGCTATCAACCTCGAGGAGGAGCTCGTCAAGGCCATCGAGAAGGGCATCAGCATGAAGCTCGTGGTCACCAAGCCCATACTCCAGAGGATAAGCATGGGCAAGCTCATGGATCTCTACAAGAAGGGCAAGATTGAGCTGAAAGTCGTGGAGAAGATGGAGCTCCCAATGATGATCTGCGACGAGCAGGTGTTCTTCGCGCTCGAGGACCTCGCGGCGAGGTACTTCAACTACGAGACCCAGGTCTGGATAAAGGACCACCGCATCGTCGAGCTCTTCAAGGGCAAGTTCAACGAGTACTGGGAGAACGGAGAAAAGGTGTGAGGCCCTCAGTAGGGCCTGAGTTTTTTCTCTTCTTCGCTGACCTCTTTTATGCGCCAGTATATTTTCCCATCCCTCTCGAAGGCATCAATCTTG contains:
- the trmBL2 gene encoding HTH-type transcriptional regulator TrmBL2; its protein translation is MTKDRMVELLQDHFELNLYEARAYVALVAFGVLTPAELASVSEVPAPRTYDVLRSLEKKGFAISQPGKVNKYRPVHPTNILEKFIDEWQERIKEELEAKRKAKEELLELMTPLIETEIPKYGVERVWVVRGIRNSTLKTREMLEEVEKEILLADDGFIAINLEEELVKAIEKGISMKLVVTKPILQRISMGKLMDLYKKGKIELKVVEKMELPMMICDEQVFFALEDLAARYFNYETQVWIKDHRIVELFKGKFNEYWENGEKV